The Kozakia baliensis genome includes a region encoding these proteins:
- the yidD gene encoding membrane protein insertion efficiency factor YidD, producing the protein MLKFYRSIVSPQLGCNCRFVPSCSSYAHTAIDRFGFLRGGALTIWRLLRCHPFCRGGYDPVPEIKGK; encoded by the coding sequence ATGTTGAAATTTTATAGAAGTATCGTCAGCCCACAATTGGGTTGCAATTGCCGTTTTGTCCCTTCCTGCAGTTCCTATGCTCACACGGCGATCGACCGCTTTGGCTTCCTGCGGGGCGGTGCTTTAACGATCTGGCGTCTCTTGCGCTGTCACCCTTTTTGCCGCGGCGGTTACGACCCCGTTCCGGAAATAAAGGGCAAATAG